Below is a genomic region from Bacillus mycoides.
TATGCAAATAAAAGAGACATTGATGTTGTAGTAGGACCAGAAGCGCGTGGTTTTATTATTGGTTGCCCAGTTTCTTATGCATTAGAAGTAGGTTTCGCACCAGTTCGTAAATTAGGAAAATTACCACGTGAAGTAATTACAGTTGACTACGGTAAAGAATATGGAACGGATGTTTTAACAATCCATAAAGATGCAATTAAGCCCGGCCAACGTGTATTAATTACAGATGACTTATTAGCTACAGGTGGAACAATCGAAGCGACAATTAAACT
It encodes:
- a CDS encoding adenine phosphoribosyltransferase yields the protein MDFKQHIAIVPDYPKEGIVFKDITPLMNDGKAYKAATDAIVEYANKRDIDVVVGPEARGFIIGCPVSYALEVGFAPVRKLGKLPREVITVDYGKEYGTDVLTIHKDAIKPGQRVLITDDLLATGGTIEATIKLVEELGGVVAGIAFLVELTYLDGRKMLDGYDVLVLEKY